Genomic DNA from Paenibacillus sp. KS-LC4:
CAATACCGATAGTGCTGTATAGACTTGGTTATGTCCTGCAATTTCATTTGCAGAGCCATCCTTGTTGAACTTGCCAATACGAGGCTTAAGTAGAATAGTTGCTGCCAAAGCTGCCAAGGCGCCAGATAAATGGACAACCGTTGAACCAGCAAAGTCTTGTGCACCATCTGCTGCAAGCCAGCCGCCGCCCCAGATCCAGTGTGCAACTACCGGATAGATTGCAGCAATGTAGATAACGGTAAAAATAAGGTAGGAGGACAATTTAGCACGTTCCGCAAAGCCGCCCCATGCGATGGAAAGCGATACAGCTGCGAAAGCTAGTTGGAATAAGAAGAAAATCGTTGTCGGAAGCCCATTGTCTTCACTTGCAATCGCTGGATTAAAGAAGAAATCCCCCCAGCCAATAACACTGCTAATTCCGCTATCAGCATTAGCCGTTCCGAAAGCAATACCATAACCGATAGCCCAATAAATCAAACCTGCAAGACCAGCTGTGAAAATGGTTTTGCCTGCAACGTGGCCGGCATTTTTCATTCTGGTCGATCCTGTCTCCAAAAGTATAAACCCGCCTTGCATGAGCAAAACTAACACGAATGCGACCATGACCCACAAGGAGTCGATACCCATATTCAATGTTGCATTGGATGGGTCATTCGCAAAAGCCATTGCCGGAAATACTAAGCACATTGCCCCTAGTGTGAATAACATCTTTCTAATCATTACGACCACTCCCCATACGTTATGTTTCCTAACATTTTAGGAAAGACTTAATGTCATTATAGTCAGTATAGTCGCATTTGACAATACGTTTTATTCTAATTTCAAAAAAAATCTAACATTAAACCTCCTGAAAGCGTTTAATGTTAAGTTTTTTAACAGTACATGCCTGATCTTGACGGCTTTTGTCGTGCTGAAGTTTAAGCTTTATGCTTTTCATCTTCTATTAAAGGAAGCAACTTCCTAGGCATAATTGTCCTGCACTCACATATCCATGTCATACGTTTGACTGTATGGTTACTTTCCGATTATCATTAAACATAGACATATATAGATGGAGGAAAGAAGGTGAACGGATTGGAATCTGTTGAACGTTATAAAATTGGAGAGCTCGCCAAGCTGGCCAACATCAGTCCGCGAACAATTGACTATTATACTTCTATGGGACTTATTGAACCGGCGGAACGCTCTTCTACGAACTACCGCTTGTATAATTCTGAAACGTTGATCCGTTTGAAACGTATTGAACAAATGAAGCAAAACAAGCACACGCTTGAAGAAATTAAACAATCATTAGCACAGTGGGATAGCGTAACTGC
This window encodes:
- a CDS encoding ammonium transporter, whose translation is MIRKMLFTLGAMCLVFPAMAFANDPSNATLNMGIDSLWVMVAFVLVLLMQGGFILLETGSTRMKNAGHVAGKTIFTAGLAGLIYWAIGYGIAFGTANADSGISSVIGWGDFFFNPAIASEDNGLPTTIFFLFQLAFAAVSLSIAWGGFAERAKLSSYLIFTVIYIAAIYPVVAHWIWGGGWLAADGAQDFAGSTVVHLSGALAALAATILLKPRIGKFNKDGSANEIAGHNQVYTALSVLLLWVGWFGFNAGSTVSIGDGFFGYVAFTTMLGAGAGAVSSLLISWAVTGKADITTTLNGTLAGLVAITASCAFVDPWAAVVIGLVAGVLVFYSAKFFEKMKIDDPIYAMSVHGAAGIWGTLANGIFATQLLADKVGVGQGGLIDTGSWKQLWVQFESVVVCGAFVLAASFLVLGIMKLVMGFRVTEEQEIVGLDLSEHGAYGYPEQMKKAGQNLQG
- a CDS encoding MerR family transcriptional regulator, encoding MESVERYKIGELAKLANISPRTIDYYTSMGLIEPAERSSTNYRLYNSETLIRLKRIEQMKQNKHTLEEIKQSLAQWDSVTAEEQVSRKLTDLQLRLSELEREVKDLEPVIKQMKPRQANRLYTRLMPQTAACVEALMLLLNKGNFM